The Paenibacillus sp. RC334 nucleotide sequence TAGAACTGTAAGTGGATTTTCGCATATACGCTTGCTCATACATGGGTCTGAATTCTCCACGGTTATTCGGAGACACCTTGCTATAACGTCCGATTCTGCCGTTGGAATCTGTTATATTGGCATTAAACGGAACCGAGTATCCCAAATAAAGATTTTGCGAAGTCGTGGTATACAACAAGAAAGTAAGAAGGAGGGTAGCGCGAAAAGCTTATGAAATTACAGCCTGAATATGCGCAAAACATCATTGTGGGTGTCATTTTTGAAGGACAATGGAACTGGTATGTGACCGAAAGAGAGTATTGGTTTCTGAATACAGAAATGGAGGAACGGTTTGGTATTCCCATTTTGGATGAAACAACGGCAGGAGCATTTTTGGGGCATATCTGTGAATATAGAGTAGCTGCTGATGAACTAACCTTACTGCTCAGTATGCTGGCTGATGCCATTGAGCATAAGGATGAGGTGTTAGAGTTCTGCCCTGCGCTGTATGTTGATTTTGACCAGAAAATTCTCTATTCGCTGTTTCCAGAGCCAGCATCGTTTGAGCATTATGTTCCAGCGGGATGGAATGGGGAATATCAAAACTTTTTGAACGAGGTGTCTCCGTCTGAGCGGTATTGGATTATAGATGGGAAGTCATTTTTTGAAAAATTCATATGAGAGGAGCAGGAATAATATGGATTCTTCCATACATGAGTTTAAAATCATCTCCAAGCACAGAATGAACGATCAATACTTGGTAAAGCTGCGGGCCTGCGTCGAGGTTTTGGACGAACAGGTGCTGTGGCAGGTTGGTGAAGGGGAAACGAACAGTATAGGTGGTATTATCAATCATATCATGGTGCATGTGCGTAGAAACGCAGCTAAGCTCATAGATCCGACGATTACATATAAGCAAGGGATGGAGGATAGCTTCACACCTTCGCTACAAGACAAGGTGCAGCTTATGGTTGAGGTGGAAGAGGCTTTTTCATCCTTCTGCGCAGCATTGGACAACACAGGCGCGATAGATATGTACAATGTTTACCATGTGGTGGAGCATACGGCTTATCATCTGGGGCAGATCATAGACCGCGCACAGAGACTGGCAAATTACCGTTTTCAATTTGTACAGACAGGACTTAATGAGAAGGCGTTACGTGCTATAGTGCAGCAATTCCTGAATACCTCAGAAAAATGAGAGAAACAACAGCCATATATACCGTATAAAAATGTAGTTCCAAGGTCACAAAAACTCCCGAAGCGGATATGTTTTTAATTCTTAATTGATATTGATAATTATTATCAATTATAATAGGAGCAGACATATCACGCTAAGGTAGGGAGAGTTGCAGAGTGAAAGAGTCCTTGGAATTATATGATGTAACGATAATCGGCGGTGGTCCTGCCGGTATGTATACCGCATTTTACAGCGGAATGAGAGATATGAAGACCAAGCTGATCGAAGCCAAGCATGAGCTGGGCGGACGGATGCGCATTTACCCGGAGAAGATGATTTGGGATGTTGGAGGTGTCACGCCGATATTATGTGAAAAGCTGATTGATCAGCTAGAGCAGCAGGCGCGGACGTTCGAGCCTACGATTGTGCTGGGACAGCAGATCACAGGTTTGGATCGGCAAGAGGATGGAACCTTCCTATTGACCTCTGCGACAGGGGAACAGCATTGGACACGTACGGTGGTGCTGGCAGTAGGCTATGGCATTCTCAAAATGGCCAAGCTGGAGATTGAAGGAGCTGACCGCTATGAGGTTACAAACTTGCATTATACTGTGCAAGAATTGGAGCCGTTCCGAGGCAAGCATGTCCTGATTTCCGGAGGAGGCGACTCGGCTGTGGATTGGGCGAATGAGCTGGAATCTATTGCCGCAAGTGTGACAGTAGTCCATCGTCGAGAGCATTTTGGCGGTCACGAGAAAAATATAGTTCGCATGAAGGCGTCTTCTGTTCATGTCCTCACACCTTACGCGGTGAGCCAATTGCATAGTAATAATGGCGAGACGATTGAACAGGTGACGATCAGTCATGTAGAGACGGGTGAAACACAAGTATTGAACGTCGATGCAATCATTGTGAACCATGGTCTGAAATCGGATTTTGGCCCGCTTCGGGATTGGGGACTGGATATGGGTGAGTGGCATGCCAGAGTGAGTGAGAAGCTGGAAACGAATCTGCCAGGGGTTTTCGGCGCAGGCGATTTTGTCGAGTACGGAAGCAAGCTGTATCTGATTGCGGGTACGTTTACGGATGCTGCCCTTGCGCTGAATAGCGCCAAGCTGTACATTGATCCCGCAGCAGATAAAGTGGCCTATGTATCTTCCCACAACAGCCGTTTCAAGGAAAAAAACCGCGAGCTTGGTGTCGTGGAGTAAGATACGTAAATAAGTCTGATAGGATAGAGATAGGATAGGCAAAACGCAAAAGAACTTCCGAGACCACTGTTGATGTGGAATTGGTAGTTCTTTTTTGTACGGTCACTAACTCCATCACAAAGGTTGGATGCCATACACCATATAGAATAAAATAGAGATAGCCTGTCCTTTTCGGCCTTATATAGCAGATTTTGAGTAGAAAGATAAGGAGCGGTGTACCCTTTTGGGACATATGGGTATGAGCTAGCAACCGGGCGATTAAAGCTGGCAGCCCGTAAGGCGCTTTCTATGATCCGCAGTAAGCAAATGATTAGGTAAATGAACAAGCGTTAGAAATTAAAATAACTCGCCTTGGAATACAAGGGTGGAGCAGAAGGTGACTTATGGAGAAACGAACGGAGCAACAGGAAGCTATTTTGGCAGATATTATTCAACAGGCAGAACCTTTTGTACAGCAGCAGTTGGAGCATGACCACAGCGGTCACGATTGGTGGCACATTGACCGGGTGAGAAAGCTCTCCCTCGAAATTGCTGCCAAAGAAGGCGCAGATACGTTTATTTGTGAACTGGCAGCGCTGCTGCATGATGTAGCGGATGAAAAATTAAACGACTCCAAACAAGCGGGACTCGACAAAGTGGAGCACTGGCTGCGTCTGCATGTAAGCGATCCGGGCGTGATTACGCATGTGATGACCATTATCGGTACGATGTCCTATAATGGTGGACAAAATCCACCTATGGATACGCTGGAAGGTCAGGTTGTGCAGGATGCAGATCGGTTGGATGCACTTGGAGCGATTGGCATCGCGAGGACTTTTATGTATGCAGGCTCCAAAGGCAGCATGATGCATCACCCCGAAAAGGATTTTTCACAGTATGATTATCGTGCTG carries:
- a CDS encoding DinB family protein, which codes for MDSSIHEFKIISKHRMNDQYLVKLRACVEVLDEQVLWQVGEGETNSIGGIINHIMVHVRRNAAKLIDPTITYKQGMEDSFTPSLQDKVQLMVEVEEAFSSFCAALDNTGAIDMYNVYHVVEHTAYHLGQIIDRAQRLANYRFQFVQTGLNEKALRAIVQQFLNTSEK
- a CDS encoding NAD(P)/FAD-dependent oxidoreductase; the protein is MKESLELYDVTIIGGGPAGMYTAFYSGMRDMKTKLIEAKHELGGRMRIYPEKMIWDVGGVTPILCEKLIDQLEQQARTFEPTIVLGQQITGLDRQEDGTFLLTSATGEQHWTRTVVLAVGYGILKMAKLEIEGADRYEVTNLHYTVQELEPFRGKHVLISGGGDSAVDWANELESIAASVTVVHRREHFGGHEKNIVRMKASSVHVLTPYAVSQLHSNNGETIEQVTISHVETGETQVLNVDAIIVNHGLKSDFGPLRDWGLDMGEWHARVSEKLETNLPGVFGAGDFVEYGSKLYLIAGTFTDAALALNSAKLYIDPAADKVAYVSSHNSRFKEKNRELGVVE
- a CDS encoding HD domain-containing protein, with the translated sequence MEKRTEQQEAILADIIQQAEPFVQQQLEHDHSGHDWWHIDRVRKLSLEIAAKEGADTFICELAALLHDVADEKLNDSKQAGLDKVEHWLRLHVSDPGVITHVMTIIGTMSYNGGQNPPMDTLEGQVVQDADRLDALGAIGIARTFMYAGSKGSMMHHPEKDFSQYDYRAAGKSAIYHFYEKLLKLKDLMNTAYAKELAAVRHQWMEMFLEQFYREWNVDDK